A window of Cohnella herbarum contains these coding sequences:
- the nuoK gene encoding NADH-quinone oxidoreductase subunit NuoK, which produces MLSSYLTLAAVLFCVGLYGVLTKRNAIIVLLSIELMLNAVNLNLIAFSKYGVNPSLAGHIFSLFSISVAAAEAAVGIAVLIVLYRSRVTVNVDEFDELRR; this is translated from the coding sequence ATGTTATCCTCGTACTTAACGCTTGCTGCCGTTCTGTTCTGCGTCGGGCTTTACGGCGTGTTAACGAAGAGAAACGCCATTATCGTACTCTTGTCGATAGAATTGATGCTCAATGCGGTTAACCTCAACCTGATCGCTTTCTCCAAGTACGGGGTCAACCCTTCGCTAGCGGGTCACATTTTCTCTCTGTTCTCCATTTCGGTCGCCGCTGCGGAAGCCGCGGTCGGCATTGCGGTGTTGATCGTGCTTTACCGTAGCCGCGTAACGGTGAACGTGGACGAATTCGACGAGTTGAGGAGGTAA
- the nuoH gene encoding NADH-quinone oxidoreductase subunit NuoH: MQRFWDEPLSWGNAGIFAAAAIGVLIVVIFFVTYAIYFERKFIGWMQYRKGPNRTGPLGLLQTVADVSKLLLKEDTIPKKADRGLFILAPALAFVPSFAVLAFIPYTMDLQFADLNVGFLYYIALSGITTIAIVMAGWASNNKYSLLGGMRSAAQMISYEVPLVMSVVGVVMMTGSLNLREIVIAQSGYFWHWNFLPQILGFGIFLIAAVSELNRTPFDLPEAESELVAGYHVEYSGFRFAFFMLTEYIYVYAIASLTTILFLGGWHPPIPQLDFIPGLIWFFLKFAVIVFSLFWIRATFPRLRVDQLMGLAWKVLLPLAILNIFLTALGIELMG; the protein is encoded by the coding sequence ATGCAGCGCTTCTGGGATGAACCTTTAAGCTGGGGCAATGCCGGGATTTTCGCCGCGGCGGCGATCGGCGTTCTAATCGTCGTCATCTTTTTCGTCACCTATGCGATTTACTTCGAACGTAAATTTATCGGTTGGATGCAATACCGCAAAGGACCGAACCGTACGGGGCCTCTTGGCTTGTTGCAAACGGTAGCCGACGTCTCCAAGCTTCTGCTCAAGGAAGATACGATTCCCAAGAAGGCGGACAGAGGATTGTTTATTCTCGCGCCCGCGCTGGCGTTCGTGCCCTCTTTTGCGGTGCTGGCATTCATTCCTTACACGATGGATTTACAGTTTGCCGATCTTAACGTAGGTTTCCTCTATTATATCGCCCTGTCGGGGATTACGACGATCGCGATCGTCATGGCCGGCTGGGCTTCCAACAACAAATATTCCCTCTTAGGCGGTATGCGCTCTGCTGCCCAGATGATCAGCTACGAGGTCCCGCTCGTTATGTCCGTCGTCGGCGTGGTGATGATGACGGGAAGCTTGAATTTAAGAGAGATCGTCATTGCCCAGAGCGGATATTTCTGGCATTGGAATTTCTTGCCGCAGATTCTCGGGTTCGGGATTTTCCTGATCGCGGCGGTATCGGAGCTTAACCGGACCCCGTTCGATTTGCCGGAGGCCGAATCGGAGCTCGTCGCGGGATACCATGTCGAATATAGCGGATTTCGCTTCGCGTTCTTCATGCTAACGGAGTACATCTACGTGTATGCGATTGCCAGCTTAACGACGATATTGTTCCTTGGCGGATGGCATCCGCCGATCCCGCAGCTGGATTTCATTCCGGGACTCATATGGTTTTTCCTCAAGTTCGCGGTCATCGTCTTCTCGTTGTTTTGGATCAGGGCGACGTTCCCAAGGCTTCGCGTCGATCAATTGATGGGCTTGGCTTGGAAGGTATTGCTGCCGCTTGCGATTCTTAATATTTTCTTGACGGCGCTAGGGATTGAATTGATGGGATAA
- a CDS encoding NADH-quinone oxidoreductase subunit J — protein MFNFNIEFTGEFVAFFVLSVCAIVGAVLAINFTKVVHTTLSIAFTFISIAGLYVLLEAEFIAFVQVLLYVGAITILMIFGIMMTKHDGEGQEPARPLLETLAAIGCICLFGILFYGIRNANFPTEAAAFAEDNTFEIGKLLFTQYAIPFELISVLLTVAFIGAIALAKREEEGSQ, from the coding sequence GTGTTTAACTTTAACATTGAGTTCACTGGCGAATTCGTAGCCTTTTTCGTGTTATCGGTGTGCGCGATCGTCGGAGCCGTGCTTGCGATTAATTTTACGAAAGTCGTCCATACGACGCTTTCGATTGCTTTCACTTTTATTTCCATAGCCGGTCTTTACGTGCTTCTGGAAGCCGAGTTTATCGCATTCGTGCAGGTGCTGCTGTACGTTGGCGCGATTACGATTCTGATGATCTTCGGAATTATGATGACCAAACACGACGGCGAGGGACAGGAACCGGCGCGACCGCTATTGGAAACGCTGGCCGCGATCGGTTGTATTTGCTTGTTCGGTATTCTGTTCTACGGGATTCGCAACGCGAATTTCCCAACGGAAGCGGCTGCTTTCGCGGAAGATAACACTTTTGAGATCGGAAAGCTTCTCTTCACGCAATACGCGATTCCGTTCGAACTGATCTCCGTTCTTCTGACGGTAGCCTTTATCGGTGCGATCGCGCTGGCGAAGCGAGAGGAGGAGGGCTCGCAATGA
- the nuoI gene encoding NADH-quinone oxidoreductase subunit NuoI gives MKGMLKGLGVTLKTMGTKKVTLAYPDVPIEMPDRFRGIQYFEPDKCIVCNQCARICPTDCITLTGKANPDPEKKGKVIDTFDVNFEICILCDLCTEVCPTEAIVMTNNFELAAYSRDDLYKDKQWLYENNLNIREDNNNIGSPKGGAK, from the coding sequence ATGAAAGGAATGCTCAAAGGGCTCGGAGTAACGCTGAAAACGATGGGTACCAAGAAGGTGACGCTCGCGTATCCCGACGTTCCGATCGAGATGCCGGACAGGTTTCGCGGGATTCAATATTTCGAACCGGATAAGTGCATCGTGTGCAATCAATGCGCTCGGATTTGTCCGACGGACTGTATTACGTTAACGGGCAAGGCAAATCCGGATCCCGAGAAAAAGGGCAAGGTCATCGACACGTTCGACGTGAACTTCGAGATTTGCATCCTGTGCGATCTATGCACGGAAGTTTGTCCGACGGAAGCGATCGTGATGACGAACAACTTCGAACTTGCCGCATACAGTCGCGATGACTTGTACAAAGACAAACAATGGCTGTACGAGAACAATCTGAACATTCGCGAAGACAACAATAACATAGGCTCTCCGAAAGGAGGCGCCAAATAA